One Choristoneura fumiferana chromosome 25, NRCan_CFum_1, whole genome shotgun sequence genomic region harbors:
- the LOC141442324 gene encoding uncharacterized protein, whose protein sequence is MIHTPKMVKTRSVSKREQDNEGAVPLPPPTDGNKKVQGGPSNADKTIVIAGSVKSEIPKITHTGSSSITKRSTSSSIEARRKKLELEAAEAKARIRMELIDKRLEADLADLNDEIDENSPRSELDAVSNRSHVEKWVEHSQLEWKSQSANAQGEVQKEPGSLYPPAPKMDAGTDGPIQQLANVLKDLLTTTATERQNTNLLSRISTPKDLPIFTGDPMEWLQFKTAYEESTRMCQFSDTENLWRLRKCLRGPAKDAVSALLISATSPDILLSTLELQFGNSDIIISRIIYEIKKLSPMLPDYHKEIVIFSNKIKNYVAAVRALKREEYLQGMSIVTIVLSKLPTILLSKWADYSYPRIAQETTRLELLADFLHEEAVKISACSATLLHVRPDYFKRKYQDKNDTNVHSVLTQSGQSELKCRYCKVSKHDLTECKKFKKALRKDRWLHVKRFRLCYKCLLSQHDRHNCPAALCDVNNCGQAHHRLLHFVPTNQVAQNSTPVIEEPPETFTEANTEAEVVTHINSNSASAVLLKVVPINIHGPSGVIIKTTALLDDGSTVSLISAGLAARVGVRGRRECMRVRGAWDSNELVCDTQIIDISLSNRDGTMFTFTARSVKELDLPKQNTNLVNCDNFKHLQKLKSDLCDGQFKPEILIGQDNYHMILPLEVIFGGPNEPCATRTPLGWCVHGRAPACVPSSTHVLHTTLFDANHEDNTYIIENKRLLNDLHEEVRRNFAVDSIGISIKPRLNCEDERARELLEQTSTLVDGKWYVGLPWKEENSVMPDSFPHAMSRLKNVEQKMEKDAGYKQRYSERVQHLFENDYAQEVIDPQPTPRTWYLPHFGVDNPNKTKLRLVFDAAAKTNDLSLNHYLLKGPDLLVSLFGIMLRFRESRIAVTGDIKDMFLRVKIRAEDQNALRFLYRPEPEGPVKTFLMTSLIFGANCSPFIAQFIKNKNAQRFKSSFPSATHAICNQHYMDDWIDSLPDEETAIKLIHDVRKIHEQGNFEIRNFTSNSKTVINSLPKETLGPTAVRFKVGEQYDGERTLGLIWHPEQDTLSYDVSFKKIPANIINGQQRPSKRDMLRVVMSIFDVYGFLSPFTIIGKIIIQETWRLNLTWDEPIPDDVYSEWCKWTSLIKTLENVRLPRYYCDAAAAGRAGATHTPSQPVSRSQLLQRDAPALLSIPVSPNINICYTNLQLHIFCDSSLKAMCAVAYWRWDWNGLVNVAFIASKCRVTPNKNTSIPRLELQAAVLAARLADSIINAHTIKAERRIFWCDSSTTLHWIRNEARTYKPYVAHRLGEIDELTLIKEWRFVPTKLNAADIGTRKSYDRSILENEWLNGPTFLRSDESDWPADVINPETEENKLECISVIQNIKNNLPVPEPTRFSSWLRLLKATHAVFAFINKCKKLTEDANNVMGRAECLLLKCSQAQTFEDEINTLKNGKHLPRSSKLLTLSPYLDNYGVLRAQGRIDAAAEILPETKRPAILDGRDYITRLIVKFYHVNSGHENQETVVNNIKQKYWIIKLRPTVKTVTSQCMTCRIRKCKPEIPRMGDLPKARMAHHQRPFTFCGIDLFGPFEVTIGRRREKRYGVLFTCLTVRAIHLETVATLTSDSLIMAVRRMAARRGWPQHIYSDNGTNLRGADAELKRSVQELDKEILQNEVMNHGTNWTFIPAASPHWAGAWERLIRNVKSSLKIILKERAPKEETFNTLLAEVENIVNSRPLTHVSVDPKSQETLTPNHFLLGSSSNLPHIGSFDDSEFYLKRQWRIAQRLADLFWKRWVKEVLPDLIPRKKWHVEQRPLQVGDLVLVVDPNGPRNTWPRGKIEHVLPGRDGRIRMVHVRTKSGLLTRSAVRVARLPVGEECC, encoded by the coding sequence ATGATCCATACACCAAAGATGGTTAAAACACGCAGTGTCTCTAAACGGGAACAAGATAACGAAGGTGCAGTACCGCTACCGCCGCCTACTGATggaaacaaaaaagtacaagGCGGACCTTCAAATGCGGATAAGACGATAGTGATTGCGGGTTCAGTAAAGTCTGAGATTCCCAAAATAACACACACAGGTAGTTCGTCTATTACAAAAAGGTCTACCTCGTCTTCTATTGAGGCGCGtagaaaaaagcttgaactagAAGCAGCGGAAGCTAAAGCACGCATAAGGATGGAACTAATAGACAAGCGATTGGAAGCAGATTTAGCTGATTTAAATGATGAAATCGATGAAAACAGTCCACGATCGGAGTTAGATGCAGTTTCCAACCGTAGTCATGTGGAAAAGTGGGTGGAGCACAGCCAGCTCGAATGGAAGTCACAGTCAGCCAACGCACAGGGTGAGGTTCAGAAGGAACCAGGCTCACTGTACCCGCCAGCGCCGAAAATGGACGCCGGCACCGACGGTCCAATTCAACAGCTCGCTAACGTACTGAAGGACCTGCTCACTACAACCGCAACTGAAAGGCAAAACACCAACCTACTAAGTCGTATTAGCACACCTAAAGACCTACCAATATTCACTGGAGACCCTATGGAGTGGCTTCAATTTAAAACAGCATACGAAGAATCCACCCGCATGTGTCAGTTTAGTGACACGGAGAATTTATGGCGATTACGAAAATGTCTCCGTGGTCCCGCCAAGGATGCCGTCAGTGCCTTATTAATTAGTGCCACTTCGCCAGATATTCTGTTATCTACTTTAGAATTACAATTTGGGAACTCTGACATCATAATATCCCggattatttatgaaattaaaaagttaagccCCATGTTACCAGATTATCATAAAGAAATAGTCATATTttccaataaaattaaaaattatgtcgCCGCTGTACGTGCCCTTAAAAGAGAAGAATACCTCCAAGGAATGAGTATAGTCACTATTGTGCTATCAAAGCTCCCTACGATCCTGCTTTCTAAATGGGCTGACTATAGCTATCCACGCATCGCCCAAGAAACGACTAGATTGGAGTTGTTAGCTGATTTTCTTCACGAAGAAGCCGTCAAAATATCAGCGTGCAGTGCTACATTGTTACATGTGCGACCGGATTATTTTAAACGTAAATATCAGGACAAAAATGACACTAACGTGCATTCTGTGTTAACACAAAGTGGACAAAGTGAACTTAAGTGCCGGTACTGTAAAGTGTCTAAACATGACTTAACTGagtgcaaaaaatttaaaaaggcgCTGCGTAAGGACCGCTGGCTGCACGTAAAACGATTCCGCTTGTGTTATAAATGCCTATTATCCCAACACGATAGGCATAACTGTCCTGCTGCCCTATGCGACGTAAACAACTGCGGGCAAGCGCATCACCGGTTATTACATTTTGTACCTACTAATCAAGTCGCACAAAATAGCACTCCAGTGATAGAAGAGCCGCCCGAAACTTTCACTGAAGCCAACACAGAAGCAGAAGTCGTAACGCATATTAACTCTAATTCCGCGAGTGCAGTGTTGCTAAAAGTCGTGCCAATAAACATTCATGGCCCTAGTGGCGTAATTATAAAGACAACCGCCCTGCTCGACGATGGCTCAACTGTGTCGTTAATAAGCGCGGGGTTGGCGGCGCGGGTCGGGGTGCGCGGACGCCGCGAGTGTATGCGTGTGCGCGGCGCATGGGACAGTAACGAGTTAGTGTGCGACACGCAGATTATTGATATCTCTTTATCAAACAGAGATGGAACTATGTTTACCTTTACCGCTCGCAGTGTGAAAGAACTTGATTTACCTAAACAAAATACGAACTTAGTTAATTGTGATAACTTTAAACACCTACAAAAACTTAAGAGTGATTTGTGTGACGGACAATTTAAACCGGAAATACTGATAGGACAAGATAATTATCACATGATCTTACCGTTGGAAGTCATATTTGGGGGTCCTAACGAGCCCTGCGCCACTCGCACGCCGCTGGGCTGGTGTGTCCACGGCAGGGCGCCTGCTTGCGTGCCGTCGTCGACGCACGTACTACATACTACCCTGTTCGATGCCAACCACGAAGACAACACTTACATCATCGAGAACAAACGGCTGCTTAACGATTTGCACGAGGAGGTTCGTCGTAATTTTGCTGTGGACTCCATAGGAATTTCAATTAAACCACGACTGAACTGTGAAGACGAACGCGCTCGTGAACTGCTAGAGCAAACATCCACTCTCGTTGATGGAAAATGGTACGTCGGCTTACCCTGGAAGGAAGAAAACTCTGTAATGCCTGACTCATTTCCCCACGCGATGTCAAGGCTGAAAAATGTAGAACAAAAAATGGAAAAGGACGCCGGCTACAAACAAAGATATTCCGAACGAGTACAGCATTTGTTTGAAAATGATTATGCTCAAGAAGTTATCGACCCACAACCTACACCAAGAACTTGGTACCTACCACATTTTGGAGTAGATAATCCAAATAAAACCAAACTACGCCTGGTATTTGATGCTGCGGCAAAAACGAACGATTTGTCCTTAAACCATTACTTACTGAAGGGGCCCGATCTACTCGTATCACTTTTTGGCATAATGTTACGGTTTCGCGAGAGTAGAATTGCCGTGACGGGCGATATCAAAGACATGTTTTTAAGAGTCAAAATCAGAGCTGAGGATCAAAATGCATTACGATTCTTGTATAGACCCGAGCCCGAGGGGCCTGTCAAAACTTTTCTCATGACGTCGTTAATTTTTGGCGCCAATTGTTCGCCATTCATTGCgcaatttatcaaaaataaaaatgcgcaACGCTTTAAATCGTCGTTCCCCTCTGCTACGCACGCCATTTGCAACCAACATTATATGGACGACTGGATCGACAGCCTGCCAGACGAAGAAACTGCTATCAAATTAATCCACGATGTAAGAAAAATTCATGAACAGGGAAACTTCGAAATACGAAACTTCACGAGTAACAGCAAGACTGTAATCAATTCTTTGCCAAAAGAGACCCTCGGTCCGACGGCTGTAAGATTCAAAGTCGGCGAGCAATACGACGGAGAGCGAACTCTCGGCCTTATATGGCACCCCGAGCAAGATACGTTAAGCTATGACGTCTCCTTCAAGAAAATACCTGCGAATATTATCAATGGTCAACAAAGACCTTCAAAGCGGGACATGTTACGAGTTGTAATGTCCATTTTTGATGTTTATGGTTTCTTGTCACCATTTACTATAAtcggaaaaataataatacaagaaACATGGCGACTCAACCTCACTTGGGACGAACCGATACCCGATGACGTATACAGTGAGTGGTGTAAATGGACGAGCCTAATAAAAACGTTAGAAAACGTAAGGCTACCTCGATACTACTGCGATGCCGCCGCAGCTGGCCGCGCTGGCGCGACGCACACGCCGTCGCAACCGGTTTCCCGTTCTCAGCTGTTGCAGCGAGACGCGCCCGCGCTGTTATCAATACCTGTTTCACCTAACATAAACATCTGTTATACAAATCTACAACTACATATATTCTGCGATTCGTCATTGAAAGCGATGTGCGCTGTGGCCTATTGGCGGTGGGACTGGAACGGACTCGTTAACGTTGCATTTATAGCAAGTAAATGTCGTGTCACACCGAATAAAAATACATCAATACCGAGATTGGAATTACAAGCAGCTGTATTAGCCGCGCGGTTGGCTGATTCGATAATCAACGCACATACAATAAAAGCCGAGCGAAGAATATTTTGGTGCGATTCTAGTACTACGCTGCACTGGATAAGGAACGAGGCGCGTACCTATAAACCGTATGTAGCACATCGATTAGGCGAGATCGACGAGCTCACACTTATTAAAGAATGGAGATTCGTACCGACGAAATTAAACGCCGCTGATATAGGCACGAGGAAAAGCTACGATCGCAGTATCCTGGAAAATGAATGGCTAAATGGACCTACCTTCTTGCGCAGCGACGAGAGCGACTGGCCTGCTGATGTCATAAACCCTGAaacagaagaaaataaattagaatGCATTTCTgtgatacaaaatataaaaaacaatttacctGTACCGGAGCCTACACGATTTTCGTCCTGGTTGCGATTACTGAAAGCTACTCATGCCGTTTTTGCGTTCATAAACAAATGCAAAAAACTTACTGAAGATGCGAATAACGTAATGGGAAGAGCTGAGTGCTTGTTGTTAAAATGCTCACAAGCTCAGACTTTTGAAGATGAAATAAATACCTTGAAGAATGGGAAACACTTACCTAGAAGTAGTAAACTACTCACCTTATCTCCATATCTCGACAACTACGGAGTCCTGCGGGCTCAGGGTCGAATCGATGCGGCTGCCGAAATTTTACCAGAAACGAAAAGGCCTGCGATCCTGGATGGACGAGATTACATCACGCGATTGATTGTAAAATTTTACCATGTTAATAGTGGGCATGAGAATCAAGAGACTGtggtaaataatattaaacaaaaatactgGATTATTAAATTAAGACCTACGGTTAAAACTGTTACATCACAATGCATGACGTGCAGAATAAGGAAATGCAAACCAGAAATTCCCAGAATGGGAGACTTACCTAAGGCCAGAATGGCTCACCATCAGCGTCCCTTTACTTTCTGTGGAATTGACCTATTTGGCCCGTTTGAAGTTACGATAGGAAGAAGAAGGGAAAAAAGGTACGGAGTTTTGTTTACCTGCCTAACTGTGAGAGCTATCCACTTGGAGACAGTTGCTACTCTTACGTCGGACTCATTGATCATGGCGGTTCGTCGAATGGCAGCAAGGCGAGGTTGGCCACAGCATATTTATTCTGACAATGGTACTAACCTAAGGGGAGCTGACGCAGAGCTCAAGAGGTCAGTTCAGGAGCTTGACAAAGAGATTTTGCAGAATGAAGTGATGAACCACGGGACCAATTGGACCTTTATTCCAGCAGCTAGTCCCCACTGGGCGGGAGCGTGGGAGCGACTTATTCGGAATGTTAAAAGCTCTCTCAAGATTATACTGAAAGAAAGGGCACCCAAAGAAGAGACCTTCAATACTCTGCTAGCTGAAGTCGAAAACATCGT